From a single Bufo bufo chromosome 9, aBufBuf1.1, whole genome shotgun sequence genomic region:
- the LOC120979582 gene encoding ranaspumin-like — MKIIFFLVLAGLSLSYGFECIQKLQAETSLECLQNALKIAPTFLEKLVYFLCNYKKGIENNKKEFEDALRELIEILECAGCTVDKLIGTKVTIEDLLGDIGGAGKDVVYEILKIADKLKLTGPVANLACSLLKGLGTPGGLVNLGGILSGVLG, encoded by the exons ATGAAGATTATCTTTTTCTTGGTGCTCGCTGGTCTCAGCCTCTCTTATG GCTTTGAATGTATACAGAAACTTCAAGCAGAGACTAGTCTGGAGTgcttgcaaaatgcattaaag ATTGCTCCAACATTTCTTGAAAAATTGGTATACTTTCTGTGTAACTATAAAAAAGGG attgaaaacaataaaaaagaatttGAAGACGCTCTCCGTGAATTGATAGAAATACTG GAATGTGCGGGCTGTACTGTAGATAAACTTATCGGCACAAAAGTCACAATT GAAGATCTTTTAGGAGATATTGGAGGGGCTGGAAAAGATGTAGTCTATGAAATCCTAAAAATTGCT GATAAACTAAAATTAACTGGACCTGTGGCAAACTTAGCATGCAGCCTG ctcAAAGGTCTTGGTACTCCTGGTGGTCTTGTTAATCTTGGAGGGATCCTGAGTGGTGTCTTGGGTTAA